In one Solanum dulcamara chromosome 1, daSolDulc1.2, whole genome shotgun sequence genomic region, the following are encoded:
- the LOC129887341 gene encoding heavy metal-associated isoprenylated plant protein 23, translating to MGVGGTLEYISDMMSIDKPKKKKKQFNTVELKVRMDCEGCELKVKNALSSMSGVKSVEINRKQQKVTVTGYVESNKVLKKAKSTGKKAEIWPYVPYNLVSQPYAAQAYDKKAPPGYVRRVDQYPTTETVARFEDPSYVNMFSDDNPNACSIM from the exons atgggTGTTGGAGGAACATTGGAGTACATATCAGATATGATGAGCATTGataagccaaagaagaagaagaagcaattTAATACAGTGGAACTCAAAGTTAGAATGGATTGTGAAGGCTGTGAACTTAAAGTCAAAAATGCTCTTTCTTCTATGAGTG GAGTGAAATCAGTGGAGATAAACAGGAAACAGCAGAAGGTGACAGTAACAGGATATGTGGAATCAAACAAGGTGTTAAAGAAGGCAAAGTCAACAGGGAAAAAGGCAGAGATATGGCCTTATGTCCCCTATAATTTGGTATCCCAACCATATGCTGCTCAAGCTTATGACAAAAAGGCGCCTCCTGGCTACGTCAGGAGGGTCGATCAGTACCCAACTACGGAAACTGTTGCGAGATTTGAGGACCCTTCCTATGTCAACATGTTTAGTGATGACAATCCTAATGCTTGTTCCATCATGTAA